The Candidatus Palauibacter soopunensis genome includes a window with the following:
- the mobC gene encoding plasmid mobilization relaxosome protein MobC, with translation MAEGHRTVMVAARVTPAEHAAWREKAAAAGVSPSALLREAMARTHTWTAAARSVERERTRQIARIGNNLNQLVRWVNTHRTAAEAVSVIAHLVSFERSLLRVARIGGEADDAR, from the coding sequence ATGGCTGAGGGGCATCGCACCGTGATGGTCGCCGCGCGCGTCACGCCCGCCGAGCACGCCGCCTGGCGGGAGAAGGCGGCCGCGGCGGGCGTGTCCCCCTCCGCGCTGCTTCGCGAGGCGATGGCGCGGACGCATACGTGGACCGCGGCGGCGCGGTCCGTCGAGCGCGAGCGCACGCGCCAGATCGCGCGCATCGGGAACAACCTGAACCAGCTTGTCCGCTGGGTGAACACCCACAGGACGGCCGCCGAGGCCGTCTCGGTGATCGCCCATCTCGTGTCCTTCGAGCGCTCGCTGCTCCGTGTCGCCCGCATCGGCGGGGAGGCCGACGATGCTCGTTAG
- a CDS encoding tyrosine-type recombinase/integrase, giving the protein MTKRPRTLTAAFVRTVNRPGVYGDGRGGRGLSLRVYRTANGRITKTWRQRVRIDGRLTSIGLGPYPEVTLADAREKALDNSRRVLRGQDPRGRGVPTFAEAARRTIELHRDSWKAGSPLPQQWESTFRLHAAPLLDKRVDRITSADVLACLGPIWNSMPTAARKAKHRITAVFRWSIGRNYRRDNPVDRAVAALPKPNGGAAGHHRALPHGEIAAALRSIRCVGDGSQAALCIELIVLTAVRPGEARGALWDEIDMDAARWTIPPSRMKAGREFAVPLSTGALDVLRKARKLSDKSPLVFPSRTGRTIAPKTVSRVLQIAGVDSTLHGFRSSARSWMAETGVPAEVAEACLAHVPKSRVVQAYQRSDLLERRAEVMQAWSSYVTRG; this is encoded by the coding sequence ATGACCAAGCGACCCAGGACGCTCACCGCCGCCTTCGTTCGGACGGTCAACCGGCCCGGCGTCTACGGCGACGGACGAGGCGGGCGTGGGCTGAGCCTCCGGGTGTACCGGACGGCCAACGGGAGGATCACCAAGACATGGCGGCAGCGCGTCAGGATCGACGGGCGGCTCACCTCGATCGGACTCGGGCCGTACCCCGAGGTCACACTCGCCGATGCCCGGGAAAAGGCGCTGGACAACAGCCGGAGGGTTCTCCGGGGACAGGACCCGCGCGGGCGCGGCGTCCCGACGTTCGCCGAGGCCGCGCGGCGGACCATCGAACTTCACCGCGATTCGTGGAAGGCCGGGAGCCCGCTGCCCCAGCAGTGGGAGTCCACCTTCCGTCTTCACGCCGCCCCGCTCCTCGACAAGCGGGTGGACCGGATCACGAGCGCGGACGTGCTGGCGTGCCTTGGCCCGATCTGGAACTCGATGCCCACCGCCGCGCGGAAGGCCAAGCACCGGATCACCGCCGTGTTCCGGTGGAGCATCGGGCGCAACTACCGCAGGGACAACCCGGTGGACCGGGCCGTGGCGGCACTGCCGAAGCCGAACGGCGGCGCGGCGGGCCATCACCGCGCCCTGCCGCATGGCGAGATCGCGGCGGCGCTCCGGTCCATCCGTTGCGTGGGGGACGGGAGTCAGGCTGCGTTGTGCATTGAACTGATCGTCCTCACCGCCGTGCGTCCCGGCGAAGCCCGGGGCGCGCTCTGGGATGAGATCGACATGGACGCGGCGAGGTGGACGATTCCGCCTTCGAGAATGAAGGCGGGCCGCGAGTTTGCCGTTCCGCTCAGCACCGGCGCTTTGGACGTGCTGAGGAAGGCGCGCAAGCTGTCGGATAAGTCGCCCTTGGTGTTCCCGTCGCGGACCGGCAGGACGATTGCGCCAAAGACGGTGTCTCGGGTACTCCAGATCGCAGGGGTGGACTCGACGCTTCACGGCTTCCGTTCGAGCGCGCGGTCGTGGATGGCCGAGACGGGCGTCCCGGCCGAGGTCGCGGAGGCCTGCCTCGCCCACGTTCCCAAGAGCCGAGTCGTCCAAGCGTATCAGCGCTCCGACCTGCTGGAGCGCCGTGCCGAGGTCATGCAGGCGTGGAGTAGCTACGTCACGCGGGGATAG